The Stieleria maiorica genome includes the window GATCATCGGCTTGTTCGACAAACATGTGGTTGCCGCTACCGGCCGACGCCAAACGGCTCATCAGGTCTTCGTTGTACCCGAGCCCCAAACCGAGCGTGCTGACGCTGATCCCCTCTTTGACCAGGGAGGCCCCCAGGCGTTCCAATTCACGGGGACTCTTCGGCCCCACGTTGGCTTGACCATCGCTCAGCAGGATCACCCGGTTGACGGAATCCTTGTCAAGAAACTTGCGAACCTCCGCGGCGCCTTTGCTGACCCCGGCAAACAAAGCGGTGCTCCCCCCGGCGGTGACCGAGCGGATTTTTTGAATGATCGATTTTCGATCGGTTGCTTTGGTGGCCGGTACCAGAACGGTGGCCGAGTCGGCGTACAGCACAATAGAAACGATGTCGTCGTCACGTAGTCGCCGGACCGCTGCGATCGCAGCCTCGCGAGCTTGCACGATTTTTTGTCCGCCCATCGATCCACTTTGGTCGATCACGATCGCCGTGTTGACCGGCGGACGCGATTCGTTTTGCGGGACATCAAATCCCGTCAACGAAATGCGGATGTGGTTGAGTTGCTTTTCCCCGGCCAACATCGTCGGATTGGACACGCCGACATCCAACGACAACTGTTCGGCACGCAAGGTCGTTCCCCCTCCGCCGAGCATCACCGAGAGAAATAGGCCGGCGGCCAGCAAGACAGGTGCATTTTTCCAATGGTTTGCAGACATCGTTTTGATTCCCTCGCATCAGTGGGGCACTGGTTCTGTGGAGCACTCGTGCAGCCGCGTACTCGGGGGCGATCACCTAAACCGCCGACACGCCGATCCAACCCTCGTCCGATGGGGCGAGTGGAAGCCGCAGCTCATCTAGTAAACGACGAACTGGCGATTTAATGGTCTCGGACGCCTCAAAACAATGTAAAAGAAATGTCACTTCATTTTCGTTTGCGACCGAATAGGCCACCGGATTTCTTCGGCTTGGGAGCGGGTTTGATCTCAGCGGCCTTGTTTGCCCCATCGTTGCCACTTGGATGATCGGTCACGATCAACGGCACGTCGCCTTTTTTGGGCGCGGGGGCCTTTCCGCTCAAGGCGGCCAGCATCGCAAGATCGTTGGCGTCGGCCTTGACCGCCGGGACGGCGTCTTTGGGGTCGAGTGCCAGTTGCGGTTTTTCGGAGATCGTTGGCTTTGCCGATCCGGTCGCGGCGGCCAAGCTCTGGGCATCGCCGCTGGACAACTTCGCCGCCGGCGCGGACGCTTGATCGGTTTCAATCTTGATCGCATCACCCACACCGACCGAAAACTTCGGCGTCGGTTCACGCACCGCGTCGGCTGTTCGTGCAGGATCGGTGGGAGCAGGGCCGCCAGATGCAGGGGAGCCGGACGCTTGGATGTTGGGGGACTGGGGGTTGGGGGCTGACGGAGTCGGCGAGTGGGGTGTCTTGGAGGCCGAGACGCCCAAAACTGCCGCCGCGCCGGCCGCCGCGCCGGCCGATGCGACCGGCGTGGCGGGGGCCGATGCGACCGGCGTGGCGGGGGCCGCCGGTTCGAATTCGACGTGTTGGAGTGCGGCAAACCCTTGGACGCTCCCCTGGACCTCGGCCGCGGCGTCTTCCGCGGCGGGACCATCGTCAGGTAGGACGTCGCCGGAGTCGGAAACCGAATCGTCCGCCGGGCCGTCGTCGCCTTCGACCATGCCGGCCAGCATGGCATCGCTCAGCCCTTCGTCCAATCGCTTGGTCCAGGTTCCGATTTCGTCATCGGACAACCCGGCCGCGCGATTGAGTGTCATGGTGATCTTGCGATCGATTTCGGGCAGCGAGGCGTGGACCGTCAGACGCCCGTCGGCACGGTAATCGAAACGCACGTCGACATTGGTTCCCTTGGGGGTGCCTTTGGGCAAATCGGCGACGACGCACTTGCCGATCGGAGTGGCATTGATGCCGCGTTTGTCGCCGCCTTCGACGATTTGGATTTTGACGTTGGCTTGATTGTTGACGTGCGTCCGAAACCGTACGGTCTTGCGGGCCGGCAGTTTGCTGTTCCGCGGGATCATGATTTTGCGGCGTGGCTTGTTCGATTTCGGGTCGACGGCCAAGACGCCCAGATCGTGCGAATTGACGTTCGTCACCGAGATGCCGGTTTTGTCCTTGGCGCCGGCGGACAACATGCCGGCGTAGAGTGCCGCACCGTGGCTGACCGCCTCGTCCGGCGACAGCGAGCGATCGAGTTCCATGCCGCTTAACTGTTGCAGTTCGTCGCGGATCATCGGCATTCGGGTCGAGCCGCCGACCAGGATCAATCGCGTCAGATCGGGCCAATCGATCCCGGCATCGTCCAGAACCAAATGCACCGTCATGATCGTTCGCTCGACCAGGTCCACGCAGCGCTCCGAAAACGCCTGTTGGGAAATCTCGGTCCGCAACCGTCGGCCGTCGCTGGCAAAGGCGACGGTGACCGATTCACGCTGGGTGAGCGCGTGTTTGGTTTGATTGGCCTTGCGGAGCAGTTCCTGTTCGGCCTGCGGGTCTTCGCGGGGGTCGTGTCCGTGCTGGGCAAGGAAGGCTTCGGCGATCAGGTCGACCATCCGGTTGTCCCAATCGATGCCTCCCAGATAAACATCCCCGGCAGTCGCGATCGTGTTGAAATTCCCTTTTTCGATTTCCATCACCGTGACGTCAAAGGTGCCGCCGCCGAGGTCGTAGACCAACACCAATTCGCGCCCACGACTGGTCAGCGGTTCACCGTCTCGGGCGGTCCCCAAGAAACCTTGTTGGACGCCATAGGTGATCGCCGCGGCAGTCGGCTCGTTGATGATGTCCAGCACGTCGAGTCCCGCCAGCCGTCCCGCGTCCTGGGTCGCCTTGCGACAGGGTTCGTTAAAGAATGCCGGGACCGTGATCACCGCTTCGGTGATTCGGCCGAGTTTCAATTCGGCGTCGGTCTTTAGTTTTCGCAGCACCAGCGCCTGGATGACTTCGGCCGGCAAGTGTTTGCCGCGAATCGATTTTTCATAGTGTTGCTCGCCGACGTTGCGTTTGGCGAACTGGGCCAAGCGGTCCGGTTCCAGCAATCCCGCTTCGACCGCTTCCATGCCCACGATCGGTCGTTTCTGGTCAAAAAAGACGGCGCTTGGCGTGGTCAGGTCGCCTTCGGAGTTGCGAATCGTTTCCGGGCGACCGTCGGCATCCAGGTAAGCGACCGCGGAAAAGGTGGTGCCGAGGTCGATTCCGACCGGTGGTTGCGTCTTGTGATCAGGCATAGAAAACGATGAGTCGGTCGAACGGTGCGAAGTCGGGAACAGATTGTCGAAAGAACGACAGGAGCCGCCGATTGTACACGCCGAAGGTGAGATACAAGATGCACTTCGATCGAGCGCCGCATGGCGTCAATCCGCCGACGGGTCGGGTTGAAAAAAACGAGCGGATTGATTCGGTTACACTGTTCGCTCCGGTTCCTACAGCACAACCGACCTTCGACATAAGAAGTATTGGCGCGTTTCCCGATTTTCCGTCTCGTGAATTGGTGTTTGCCCATGCAATGGCCACAACTGCCCGATTACGGATGTTTTCTGCGCTGGCCCGAGAACGGTCACGGGTTCATCCATCCCGACGACACACCGGTTGCGACGCAAGTGATTCCCAGCCCTCGGGTGCTCAAGCGGATCTCGTTCGACGGCGTTTATTACCATTACATTTACGGCCGGTTGCGGTTTCGGTTGCGGCCGACCATGTGGCTGGCCGTTCGCAGCGAAGGTGTCGAAATCGGCGATCAAGTCGAGACGAAAGGCGTGGGACTGGAGCGTGAGCGGTTCGTCGCAAAGGTCTGGGGCATGTACTACGTCCAACGCAAAGGCTGTATCTTGTACCGCTTGCGGCGCGGCGATCAGTTGGTGCCCAAACTTTATTCGGGCGATCAGTTGCGATTGCTGACCAACAAGCCGACCGTCCGCCGGCCGACGACCCGGTATCGCGCCCCCAACTGGGATGGCACGGGCGAAACCGTCCCCGACACCAAACTCGAAGAATAGATCTGTTATGCAACTCGGTTACGTCACCGCGATTCTTCCCGACGCGGATTTGAAGCAAGTTTTTCAAACGGCCGCCCAGATCGGCTACGACTGTGTCGAGGTGATGTGTTGGCCGAAGGGGAAGGCGACGCGTCGCTATGCCGGCATCACCCACATCGATGTTCACGTTCTGGATGACGCGACCGTCCAGTCGATTCACTCCCTGCAGCAAGAAAGCGGCGTCACGATCAGCGGATTGGGCTACTATCCCAACGCACTGTCTCCCGATCGCGAGGAGGCGGCACTGGCGGTCGAGCACATTCGGGCCGTTATCCTTGCCGCCGCCCACTTGGGCATCGGCACGATGAACACCTTCATCGGCCGCGATTGGACCAAGAACGTCGATGACAATTGGCCGCGTTTCTTGGAGACCTGGAAACCGATCATCGAGCTGGCCGAAAAGCACGATGTGCGAGTCGGGATCGAAAACTGCCCGATGTTTTTCACCAACGACGAATGGCCGGCGGGAAAGAACCTGGCCCATTCACCGGCCATCTGGCAACGAATGTTTGACGACATCGACAGCGACCATTTCGGGCTGAACTTTGACCCTTCGCACCTGATCTTCCAGCACATCGACTACCTTGCACCGCTGGCCGAATTTGCCGATAAATTGTTTCACGTCCATGCCAAGGATGTGCGTGTCGACCGGGCGAAACTCGACCGCGTCGGCGTTCTGGCCAACCCCAACGAGTGGCATTCTCCAAAATTGCCGGGCATGGGCGACGTCGATTGGGGGCAGTTTTTCGGGGCGCTGACGGACACGGGGTACAACGGCCCGGTTTGCGTGGAAGTCGAAGATCGTGCCTATGAGGGTTCCGACGAAGACTGTTTGCGTGCGTTGAAACAGTCGTATACCTTCCTCCGCAATTACGTTGTTTAAGCGATCGATTTAGACGCTCTCCACGGCGCCCACCCCCAAAAAATCGCCCCCCAAAAATCATTCACTCCAACACTTCTACGGATATCTGAAATGGAATCTTGGCCCATCGGTGTGTTCGCTTCGGTCGACGCCGGACTCGGCGTCAAATGGGACGTCATCAAAGAACTGGGACTGCCCACCATCCAGCTGCACGCACCGCACCCGTCCAAACGTGACCGGGTGACCGCCGAGGAGCTCAAGAAACAATTAGATGCGATGAACGTGCGTTGCACGGCCGTGTTCGGCGGGTTCGATGGCGAAAGCTACG containing:
- a CDS encoding Hsp70 family protein; its protein translation is MPDHKTQPPVGIDLGTTFSAVAYLDADGRPETIRNSEGDLTTPSAVFFDQKRPIVGMEAVEAGLLEPDRLAQFAKRNVGEQHYEKSIRGKHLPAEVIQALVLRKLKTDAELKLGRITEAVITVPAFFNEPCRKATQDAGRLAGLDVLDIINEPTAAAITYGVQQGFLGTARDGEPLTSRGRELVLVYDLGGGTFDVTVMEIEKGNFNTIATAGDVYLGGIDWDNRMVDLIAEAFLAQHGHDPREDPQAEQELLRKANQTKHALTQRESVTVAFASDGRRLRTEISQQAFSERCVDLVERTIMTVHLVLDDAGIDWPDLTRLILVGGSTRMPMIRDELQQLSGMELDRSLSPDEAVSHGAALYAGMLSAGAKDKTGISVTNVNSHDLGVLAVDPKSNKPRRKIMIPRNSKLPARKTVRFRTHVNNQANVKIQIVEGGDKRGINATPIGKCVVADLPKGTPKGTNVDVRFDYRADGRLTVHASLPEIDRKITMTLNRAAGLSDDEIGTWTKRLDEGLSDAMLAGMVEGDDGPADDSVSDSGDVLPDDGPAAEDAAAEVQGSVQGFAALQHVEFEPAAPATPVASAPATPVASAGAAAGAAAVLGVSASKTPHSPTPSAPNPQSPNIQASGSPASGGPAPTDPARTADAVREPTPKFSVGVGDAIKIETDQASAPAAKLSSGDAQSLAAATGSAKPTISEKPQLALDPKDAVPAVKADANDLAMLAALSGKAPAPKKGDVPLIVTDHPSGNDGANKAAEIKPAPKPKKSGGLFGRKRK
- a CDS encoding sugar phosphate isomerase/epimerase family protein, whose protein sequence is MQLGYVTAILPDADLKQVFQTAAQIGYDCVEVMCWPKGKATRRYAGITHIDVHVLDDATVQSIHSLQQESGVTISGLGYYPNALSPDREEAALAVEHIRAVILAAAHLGIGTMNTFIGRDWTKNVDDNWPRFLETWKPIIELAEKHDVRVGIENCPMFFTNDEWPAGKNLAHSPAIWQRMFDDIDSDHFGLNFDPSHLIFQHIDYLAPLAEFADKLFHVHAKDVRVDRAKLDRVGVLANPNEWHSPKLPGMGDVDWGQFFGALTDTGYNGPVCVEVEDRAYEGSDEDCLRALKQSYTFLRNYVV
- a CDS encoding vWA domain-containing protein, whose product is MSANHWKNAPVLLAAGLFLSVMLGGGGTTLRAEQLSLDVGVSNPTMLAGEKQLNHIRISLTGFDVPQNESRPPVNTAIVIDQSGSMGGQKIVQAREAAIAAVRRLRDDDIVSIVLYADSATVLVPATKATDRKSIIQKIRSVTAGGSTALFAGVSKGAAEVRKFLDKDSVNRVILLSDGQANVGPKSPRELERLGASLVKEGISVSTLGLGLGYNEDLMSRLASAGSGNHMFVEQADDLVAVFQKEFNDLMSVVASDFEIHAKIGEGIRPVRVLNNKADISGQDIYIPLAQLYARQQRYFVIEVEVPAGEAGSKRPLASVTVQYQNMLSKTTDTLTSSIEIRFTDDKAAVAKECDHETAAYCAIQLANEKNVQATALRDAGRIQEAKQLLLGNSAELQKLDAMYGGMLADELSSELKRNAKLNQDQSAIIESPSAWNYSRKSMRYEQSKNAAQQQMRVKVAPPSDK